One part of the Neodiprion virginianus isolate iyNeoVirg1 chromosome 3, iyNeoVirg1.1, whole genome shotgun sequence genome encodes these proteins:
- the LOC124300647 gene encoding uncharacterized protein LOC124300647 isoform X1: MGDLLKKCQISAIEHAQWAIDPVFNGLETLLGTMKGTGHGCNDSQSLIDRCRVNASSGWVTLSESWFNTLRLLAVYTSTKDRQSTMIMSQIQMHEPPTNLRICDAVRIIFDYMFTALNNINSGNYSSSNYSIANYTDAVNETVNQLIGALDITFSPLTPEAPWTSQPARTEIIGCVRKAIEIIFKAMQLAQCRDCKGFQAKIEEMEKQSSSNYTAAITKAHEFIGNFDMKDVRVDAIMKQCLKKSLERSQDSCKNIFYAIRILAGQISQSSRISSSRSVILLNNLQLECNTNVKYRISFTYQAIQLRVVVSLIRKSKISDGFSLIEMQRQKAHAAVDKGFDVFFNEIRKNACSANYSGTDMIDSAANVTYTFFRVLTECAYYTMKTVIPETSSSVATVQGSTYAALNSMVGSLFTILRTIQQNELSGILQEMDIMKDTAVCLSHAVIDSWYVPLMKIAHQQNNTEMRYELNNTIFTLRNICSNVIETMVNDMKYYFQSTNNSISIEYQGATSKQLFKPVTNSFFDDILLAFTTDVMCNAKTTAHSC; the protein is encoded by the coding sequence ATGGGTGATCTCTTAAAGAAATGTCAAATCAGTGCAATTGAGCATGCCCAATGGGCAATAGATCCTGTTTTCAATGGACTTGAGACCCTGCTTGGCACTATGAAAGGAACCGGGCATGGATGTAATGATAGTCAATCTTTGATCGATCGGTGCCGTGTAAATGCATCCTCAGGATGGGTAACCCTGTCTGAATCCTGgttcaatacgctgcgattgcTTGCTGTGTATACTTCGACCAAGGATCGTCAAAGCACAATGATTATGTCTCAGATTCAAATGCACGAACCACCAACTAACTTAAGAATATGCGATGCTGTCCGAATTATTTTCGATTACATGTTTACCGCCTTGAACAACATTAATTCTGGTAATTATTCGTCGTCCAATTATTCCATCGCAAATTATACGGATGCTGTGAATGAAACGGTAAACCAACTCATAGGTGCATTAGACATTACTTTCAGCCCACTTACTCCTGAAGCTCCATGGACATCCCAACCCGCACGGACAGAAATTATCGGCTGTGTTAGAAAAGCGATTGAGATTATCTTCAAGGCAATGCAATTGGCGCAATGTCGAGATTGTAAAGGATTTCAGGCTAAAATTGAAGAGATGGAGAAGCAATCATCTTCCAACTACACAGCTGCGATTACGAAGGCTCACgaatttattggaaatttcgaTATGAAAGATGTTCGAGTGGACGCGATTATGAaacaatgtttgaaaaaatcattagaaAGAAGTCAAGATTCATGTAAGAACATATTCTACGCCATCAGAATTCTCGCTGGGCAGATTTCCCAGTCGAGCAGAATTTCAAGCAGCAGAAGTGTGATTCTTCTCAATAACCTCCAACTTGAGTGCAACACCAATGTGAAATATCGAATATCTTTCACGTACCAGGCTATACAATTGCGCGTAGTAGTCAGTCTCattcgaaaatccaaaatttcGGATGGTTTTTCTCTAATAGAAATGCAACGTCAGAAAGCTCACGCTGCTGTCGACAAAGggtttgatgtttttttcaacgaaatccGTAAAAATGCCTGCAGCGCGAATTACAGTGGAACCGATATGATCGACAGTGCTGCAAATGTGACGTACACGTTCTTCAGGGTACTAACCGAATGTGCATATTACACAATGAAAACAGTCATCCCCGAAACTTCTTCGAGTGTAGCGACCGTTCAGGGCTCAACATACGCTGCGCTCAATTCAATGGTTGGGAGTTTGTTTACTATATTAAGAACAATCCAACAAAATGAATTGTCCGGAATCTTGCAGGAAATGGATATCATGAAAGATACAGCAGTCTGTTTAAGTCATGCTGTGATTGATAGTTGGTATGTACCGTTAATGAAAATAGCACACCAACAGAACAATACTGAAATGAGATACGAACTTAATAATACGATATTCACATTACGTAATATATGCAGCAATGTAATTGAAACTATGGTCAATGACATGAAGTACTATTTTCAATCTACgaacaattcaatttcaatagAATACCAAGGGGCAACCTCAAAGCAGCTCTTCAAACCTGTTACTAACTCTTTCTTCGACGATATTCTCTTGGCGTTTACGACTGACGTAATGTGTAATGCGAAAACTACAGCTCATTCGTGTTAG
- the LOC124300647 gene encoding uncharacterized protein LOC124300647 isoform X2 → MLAMAAQCCLGVLSSPGQSPNWCGLKNYKEISEEKFRIANEKPFIFMESAIIALIEGKDPCHDIGYELMQLKEAMNSGNLEGLYLINDAFAGIEPSATPEMSKYIIKFGVREVINELIETLTEISNVRCNNQDSMNNSQIMDNIKKRQNSITSGVTTVVKSLYMRMQNYQALQPGMEFFINHTETKAIDRCVRAIDGFYKAMLIMLKAFTGSASDSEDCLCALNERKNNTLKLFTSGIYILYYIVEFWAYSKADKNFDSLLEQIILIQTGQDTMLNNIEAGLKTEFDAMDFKLKSVCGIVDNNTGCECCKFDMAEEKAKSYYNAAYDVLEHVTSSINKTG, encoded by the exons ATGCTCGCAATGGCAGCACAATGCTGTCTCGGAGTGTTATCATCGCCTGGACAATCGCCTAACTGGTGTGGTCTTAAAAATTACAAGGAGATCTCGGAAGAGAAATTTCGCATTGCCAACGAGAAACCTTTCATTTTCATGGAGTCTGCAATTATTGCCCTTATTGAGGGAAAAGATCCTTGTCACGATATCGGCTATGAATTAATGCAACTAAAAGAGGCAATGAATAGTGGAAATTTGGAGGGATTGTATTTAATTAACGATGCATTTGCTGGGATAGAGCCTTCTGCGACACCTGAAATGAGCAAATACATCATAAAATTTGGGGTGCGTGAAGTCATTAATGAACTTATTGAAACACTTACGGAAATATCAAATGTCCGGTGCAATAACCAGGACAGTATGAATAATTCCCAAATTATGGATAACATTAAAAAAAGGCAGAATTCCATTACATCTGGAGTCACTACTGTCGTCAAGAGCCTTTACATGAGAATGCAAAATTACCAGGCACTCCAACCTGgtatggaattttttattaatcataCCGAAACCAAAGCAATTGACCGCTGCGTGAGAGCAATTGATGGATTTTATAAGGCAATGTTGATCATGCTCAAGGCCTTTACCGGATCTGCCTCTGATAGTGAGGATTGTCTCTGCGCGttgaacgaaagaaagaataatACACTCAAGTTGTTTACAAGTGGAATATATATTCTGTACTATATAGTTGAATTTTGGGCTTATAGCAAGGccgacaaaaattttgatagtttACTGGAACAAATCATTCTTATACAAACGGGCCAAGACACGATGCTGAATAACATAGAAGCAGGTCTTAAAACGGAGTTCGATGCAATGGATTTCAAACTAAAATCAGTTTGTGGAATAGTTGACAATAATACTGGATGTGAATGCTGCAAATTCGACATGGCCGAAGAGAAAGCAAAATCCTACTACAATGCAGCGTATGATGTGCTTGAACATGTAACCTCATCAATAAATAAG ACAGGGTAA
- the LOC124299635 gene encoding kinesin-like protein KIF20B — protein MDNKEINSALNSQGSQDALERRETVSLASRESQSNTNFEEEKNEIGLNKSEEDSIMTLGSEPMALQTIKVYLRLKPFSPEIELTKEQEDAYTIVNSTTLLTKFPSLDVSTRSLKNVKANERVCRTFTFTSAFGPSITQKELFDGAIKPQVEDFLAGQSSTVMSYGTSNSGKSYTLNGVPSAPGIIPLSINFVFRNANSTLSTPWYKPIYQSHVIGLSSTERVRELEIRDKLLSFPFPEKTEFINAYQTMRETIRATESDSTLSHNENLMYSVWISFAEIYNDAIYDLLSTDCQKKKVPLKMVTDKQGRTFIKDLRMVYVNSDEEAYQVLLAGQFRSKTAATALNFRSSRSHCIFTIKLLKYYAESATEDVEVSALSFCDLAGSGRLKMTKNVGDRLKETQNINTSLLVLGRCLKSIWEGQSLRQKSELLGPFRESKLTRLFQKALSGKEQITLIVNVNPVPSLYAETQNVLNFSAIAKKIIIEPAKEVKKKMFTTRFSRAVSQSVKTYTDWDHAVVEDLTHEVYPEKSENCDYVLRECYEDLIAEHEKLQEEYAELKKSMIDKDLEIREEMANTYTGLINDLEASWMSRSKDVEEQQEHLLAWSVNQVENFYKEKLNCLNSRKRRRWDDGDAVDDREADIREMEAENTSLTAKILVSKETIKELRSARENAIAEKNKAVFELSLLKEELRGVKKMLEAAENDIRRKDDGAHFTEELKRQLNSREERIKNLKEFLNEAKEEYIRITSDARRMQEELIEANANLIEHAEKIDDLEEQLDQSSVCLAERSKRLDQITEKLECQTKQLADAEARVIYTEGELKKSESIRLNLMGAVEDLNKMHKVGCVRAQKNSNPTEHNFGLFPYDADCELTVTGLEGMKINREITSIEIENSPIQGEFVTTKRFENTRDRIMSLDSLNEGIFQRQDASSTDNTDGSVCNEYQSSFKFSTASGIDDSGIAVTMSSENQTMERINEPVGTDLETDGRNSKPSITGLYIKNSVGELLDRLQLKFDNLGNRKPILQRPENAKQEVKIVEASFESNEIPLTDRRISTETELRSLSFNNLEKDARVTDIFVQLEVKVVNCEAKMEAFEKDVKFRQDEERRYLDSLNDKVSKLEKQLSQTNIQSEKTATVYFNEHEMRIDELQKEISELKHRDLIKMPPMEASMDVTLRSSIHMLSELEQRAKTSEDILAKCQLQADHHHRQLLANMERLSSVESKIQSWLLQEFKNNDTGHTSNDQSLTDLQLVKDEERFLIVEKNLHQIDGVDVKHVRENMKKIASETKDTIRKDGKFLGEQQIEKYQKNNDQRLSKNLEPNCKYSDVSLDDGASPTRVDLLAASTPTRQSGADQFDAKSASFDCQSKTITPVLPVEEASLMFRDTLITRSNINDTGSRLEPPEVQTVLRSQDIMIIIFIVIVHLFELI, from the coding sequence ATGGACAACAAGGAAATCAATTCTGCTCTGAATAGCCAAGGTAGCCAAGATGCCCTTGAAAGGCGAGAAACCGTATCCCTTGCCTCCCGTGAATCCCAATCAAACACAAATTTCGAAGAGGAGAAGAACGAGATAGGACTAAACAAATCTGAAGAGGATTCCATCATGACACTTGGATCGGAACCGATGGCCTTGCAGACGATCAAGGTTTACCTTCGATTGAAGCCCTTCTCGCCAGAGATCGAGCTTACAAAGGAACAAGAAGACGCTTATACCATCGTCAATTCTACAACGTTGTTAACGAAATTCCCGAGTCTCGACGTAAGCACGAGATCCCTGAAGAATGTCAAGGCGAACGAAAGGGTGTGCAGAACATTTACCTTCACGTCTGCCTTCGGGCCGTCCATCACCCAGAAGGAATTGTTCGACGGAGCGATCAAGCCTCAGGTCGAGGATTTCTTAGCCGGACAAAGCTCGACTGTCATGAGTTATGGCACTTCCAATTCAGGAAAGTCTTACACCCTTAACGGGGTCCCCTCGGCGCCCGGGATCATTCCATTGAGTATTAATTTCGTGTTCCGTAACGCAAACTCGACGCTGTCAACGCCGTGGTACAAGCCGATTTATCAGAGTCACGTTATTGGTTTGAGCTCGACGGAGCGAGTGCGCGAACTCGAGATAAGAGACAAGCTGCTCTCTTTCCCGTTTCCGGAGAAGACGGAATTTATTAACGCCTACCAAACTATGCGGGAGACGATCAGAGCGACAGAGAGCGATTCGACGCTGTCTCATAATGAGAACCTTATGTACTCAGTTTGGATTTCCTTCGCCGAGATCTACAACGACGCTATATATGATCTGCTGTCAACTGACTGccagaagaaaaaagtaccgTTAAAAATGGTGACGGACAAACAAGGCAGGACATTTATCAAGGACTTAAGAATGGTCTACGTCAACTCCGATGAAGAGGCATATCAGGTTTTACTAGCCGGACAGTTCAGGTCGAAGACCGCAGCCACGGCGCTGAATTTTCGAAGCTCTCGTTCGCACTGTATATTCACGATTAAACTCCTCAAGTATTACGCGGAGAGCGCGACCGAGGACGTCGAAGTCAGCGCTTTGTCTTTCTGCGATCTGGCAGGATCAGGACGCTTGAAGATGACGAAAAACGTGGGGGATCGACTCAAGGAGACGCAGAATATAAATACGAGTCTGTTGGTTCTTGGCAGATGTTTGAAATCTATATGGGAAGGACAGTCGTTGAGGCAAAAATCGGAGCTGCTCGGACCTTTCCGCGAATCAAAATTGACACGGTTATTTCAGAAAGCTTTATCCGGGAAGGAGCAGATCACTCTGATCGTCAATGTGAACCCTGTGCCAAGTTTGTACGCCGAGACGCAAAACGTGCTAAATTTTTCTGCCatcgcaaaaaaaattatcatagaACCGGCTAAGGAGGTTAAGAAGAAGATGTTCACGACAAGATTTTCGCGGGCCGTTTCGCAGAGCGTGAAAACTTATACCGATTGGGATCACGCAGTGGTAGAAGATCTTACGCACGAAGTTTATCCGGAAAAGAGCGAAAACTGCGACTACGTTCTTCGCGAATGTTACGAGGATTTGATAGCAGAACACGAAAAATTACAGGAAGAGTACGCAGAGTTGAAAAAGTCTATGATAGACAAGGATCTGGAAATTCGCGAAGAAATGGCCAACACTTATACCGGGTTGATAAACGACCTCGAGGCCAGCTGGATGAGTCGTTCAAAGGACGTGGAAGAGCAGCAGGAGCATCTTCTTGCCTGGTCGGTGAACcaagtggaaaatttttacaaagaaaaGCTAAACTGTCTGAACAGTAGGAAACGCAGGCGTTGGGACGACGGCGATGCTGTTGACGACAGGGAAGCCGATATCCGAGAAATGGAGGCTGAGAATACCAGTTTGACTGCGAAAATTCTCGTTTCTAAAGAGACAATTAAAGAGCTCAGATCAGCCAGGGAAAATGCAATTGCCGAGAAAAATAAAGCTGTCTTCGAGCTGTCACTCCTCAAGGAGGAACTGAGGGGCGTGAAAAAAATGCTGGAAGCAGCTGAAAATGATATTCGACGTAAGGATGACGGAGCGCATTTCACCGAGGAACTAAAGAGGCAACTCAACAGTAGAGAGGAGCGCATTAAAAATCTTAAAGAATTTCTAAACGAGGCCAAGGAGGAGTACATTAGGATAACTTCAGACGCCCGTCGTATGCAGGAAGAATTGATCGAGGCGAACGCGAATCTCATTGAGCATGCCGAGAAGATCGACGACCTTGAAGAGCAGCTGGACCAATCGAGCGTGTGCTTGGCGGAACGATCAAAGCGGCTAGACCAGATTACGGAAAAATTAGAGTGCCAAACCAAGCAGTTGGCCGATGCTGAAGCGCGAGTGATTTACACAGAGGGAGAGTTGAAGAAATCTGAATCTATTCGGTTGAACCTAATGGGCGCGGTTGAAGATCTGAACAAGATGCATAAAGTTGGATGCGTTCGTGCTCAGAAGAACTCTAATCCTACCGAGCACAATTTCGGCCTATTTCCTTATGATGCTGATTGTGAATTAACCGTGACTGGACTTGAAGGCATGAAAATAAATAGGGAAATAACCAGtattgaaatagaaaattcacCCATTCAAGGTGAATTTGTGACAACGAAACGGTTCGAAAACACCAGAGACCGAATTATGAGTTTGGATTCGCTAAACGAGGGAATTTTTCAAAGGCAAGATGCTAGTAGCACTGATAACACTGACGGTTCTGTTTGTAACGAATATCAAAGCTCTTTCAAATTCAGTACTGCCAGCGGTATAGATGATTCTGGCATTGCAGTGACCATGAGCAGTGAAAATCAAACTATGGAACGAATTAATGAACCAGTAGGTACAGATTTGGAAACCGATGGCAGAAATAGTAAACCGAGCATTACTGGgttatatattaaaaattcggTGGGTGAACTACTGGATAGGTTGCagttaaaatttgataatttgggGAATAGAAAACCAATTCTCCAGAGGCCAGAAAATGCCAAGCAGGAAGTAAAAATCGTCGAAGCTAGTTTTGAGAGTAACGAAATTCCACTAACAGATAGAAGAATATCAACGGAGACGGAACTACGATCACTCAGTTTTAACAACTTGGAAAAGGATGCACGAGTAACAGATATTTTTGTGCAATTGGAAGTAAAGGTAGTAAATTGCGAGGCAAAAATGGAAGCGTTTGAAAAAGACGTCAAGTTCCGACAAGACGAGGAAAGGCGTTACTTAGATTCCTTGAACGACAAAGTATCGAAGCTTGAAAAACAGCTGTCACAAACGAACATACAATCCGAAAAAACTGCCACAGTATACTTCAATGAGCATGAGATGAGAATCGATGAGTTGCAGAAAGAAATTTCTGAATTGAAGCATCGGGATCTGATCAAGATGCCGCCAATGGAAGCAAGTATGGACGTGACGCTGAGGAGTAGCATCCACATGTTGAGCGAGTTAGAGCAAAGAGCCAAAACATCTGAAGATATTTTAGCGAAGTGTCAGTTGCAGGCAGACCATCATCACAGACAATTGCTTGCCAACATGGAAAGACTGTCATCCGTCGAAAGCAAAATACAAAGCTGGCTGCTACAAGAGTTCAAAAATAACGACACAGGTCACACCTCGAATGATCAATCACTTACTGATTTGCAACTAGTCAAGGATGAAGAACGCTTTCttattgtcgaaaaaaatctcCACCAAATAGACGGAGTAGATGTTAAGCACGTTCgtgaaaacatgaaaaaaattgcctcCGAAACGAAAGATACTATCCGAAAAGACGGAAAGTTCCTTGGAGAGCAACAAATCGAGAAATATCAGAAGAACAATGATCAGagattgtcaaaaaatttggaaCCCAATTGCAAATATAGCGACGTTTCTTTGGATGACGGAGCATCTCCAACCAGAGTGGACCTTCTCGCAGCGTCGACGCCAACGCGGCAGAGTGGAGCTGACCAATTTGATGCCAAATCAGCGTCGTTCGATTGTCAAAGTAAAACTATAACCCCAGTCCTACCTGTTGAAGAAGCATCTCTAATGTTCAGAGATACGTTGATCACCCGATCAAACATAAACGACACAGGCTCGCGTTTGGAGCCACCTGAGGTACAGACTGTATTGCGTTCCCAAGATATTatgattataatatttattgttatcgtTCATTTGTTCGAATTGATTTGA